In the genome of bacterium, one region contains:
- a CDS encoding amino acid permease: MRKKPIEVILAQADSGEKGLKRTLTTLNIVLLGIGGIIGAGIFVLTGQAAASYAGPAIAISFILSGVGCAFAALCYAEFAAMIPVAGSAYTYAYATLGELIAWIIGWDLILEYLFGGATVAVGWSGYVVSFLADLGITFPAALAKSPFSYDPKTGWSSTGSLINLPAVLIVAACTWLLIRGIRESATFNNIVVFIKVAVILAFIIFGFSYVNMDNLTPYIPENTGKFGEYGWSGIFRGAAVIFFAYIGFDSVSTLAQEAKDPQKSMPIGIIGSLVICTIIYLLVAFVMTGIVAYPKLNDPAPIAVAINAAGDGLYWLRFPIKIGAIAGLSSVVLVLLLAQPRIFYSMANDGLLPQVFCKIHPKFGTPYVGTTLTGVLAAVVAGFFPIGILGELVSIGTLLAFVLVCAGIIILRKTDPGAHRPFRCPAVPLVPILGVLVAAAQMLALPHDTWLRLIIWMAIGFAIYFGYGKKHSKYQN, encoded by the coding sequence ATGAGAAAAAAGCCAATTGAAGTAATTCTTGCACAGGCAGATTCTGGCGAAAAGGGATTGAAACGTACGCTCACAACCTTGAATATCGTGCTACTTGGTATTGGCGGAATTATCGGTGCTGGGATTTTCGTTTTAACAGGTCAGGCAGCAGCTTCATATGCGGGACCGGCAATTGCAATATCTTTTATCCTTTCAGGCGTGGGCTGTGCATTTGCCGCACTTTGCTATGCCGAGTTTGCAGCAATGATTCCAGTAGCAGGAAGTGCTTACACCTATGCTTATGCAACGCTTGGTGAATTGATTGCCTGGATTATTGGCTGGGATTTGATCCTTGAATACTTATTTGGCGGAGCAACTGTTGCTGTTGGTTGGTCGGGTTATGTTGTCAGTTTCCTTGCCGATCTGGGCATTACTTTTCCTGCGGCTTTAGCTAAATCTCCATTTAGTTATGATCCCAAGACAGGCTGGAGCTCAACTGGATCCTTGATTAATCTGCCTGCAGTTTTAATTGTTGCTGCTTGTACTTGGCTATTAATTCGCGGCATTAGAGAATCTGCAACTTTCAATAATATTGTTGTTTTCATTAAGGTAGCAGTAATTTTGGCGTTTATTATTTTTGGGTTTTCCTATGTAAACATGGATAACCTTACGCCATACATTCCGGAGAATACCGGTAAATTCGGTGAATACGGTTGGAGTGGAATTTTTCGCGGCGCTGCGGTGATTTTCTTTGCTTATATTGGCTTTGATTCTGTTTCGACACTTGCTCAAGAAGCAAAAGATCCTCAGAAATCGATGCCGATCGGAATTATCGGATCGCTAGTGATTTGTACAATCATTTATTTGCTTGTTGCGTTTGTGATGACAGGTATTGTTGCCTATCCCAAATTAAATGATCCAGCTCCAATTGCCGTAGCGATTAACGCTGCCGGTGACGGGCTTTATTGGCTACGTTTCCCCATCAAGATTGGAGCAATCGCTGGATTAAGTTCGGTTGTATTGGTCTTATTATTAGCACAGCCGCGGATCTTTTACTCGATGGCAAATGATGGTCTATTGCCTCAAGTATTCTGCAAGATTCATCCTAAGTTTGGCACTCCTTATGTAGGTACAACCTTGACCGGAGTGCTCGCTGCCGTAGTGGCTGGGTTCTTCCCGATTGGCATTCTAGGCGAGCTTGTATCAATCGGCACACTCTTGGCCTTTGTTTTAGTTTGTGCGGGAATTATTATTCTCAGAAAAACTGATCCGGGAGCACACCGTCCTTTTCGTTGTCCTGCAGTGCCGCTAGTACCAATTCTTGGCGTGCTTGTTGCAGCCGCACAGATGTTGGCGCTACCTCATGATACCTGGCTTCGATTAATTATTTGGATGGCGATTGGTTTTGCCATTTATTTTGGATACGGCAAAAAACATAGCAAGTATCAAAATTAA
- a CDS encoding DNA adenine methylase: MSDISAVETVEHQSAIPRPQPSLARPFLKWAGGKSQILPDILSRIPKNFKSYYEPFLGGGAVFFALQPRGASLSDINPELINVYQVIRDQLPQLIQELSKFKYSEREYYRVRNLDRDPGFWTWSSAERAARIIYLNKTCFNGLFRVNQRGQFNVPFGAYQNPKILDAENLTACSQALQGVDLAVRPYSKILEVIEPGDFIYADPPYVPISKTASFTSFAKTGFTLEDQAALRDFALAVDRKGAYIMLSNADTPLTRELYQSLNVVQISAPRMISARGQSRTKVFEVIATNY; encoded by the coding sequence ATGTCAGATATCTCAGCAGTAGAAACAGTCGAGCATCAAAGCGCTATTCCTAGACCTCAGCCTTCGCTTGCACGCCCATTTTTAAAATGGGCAGGGGGAAAGAGCCAAATTCTGCCAGACATCCTTTCACGTATCCCTAAGAATTTTAAAAGTTATTACGAACCGTTCTTGGGTGGCGGAGCAGTCTTTTTCGCGCTGCAACCTAGAGGGGCATCTTTGTCTGACATCAACCCCGAGTTGATTAATGTCTATCAGGTCATCCGCGATCAGCTACCGCAACTCATTCAAGAGCTTTCCAAATTTAAATACTCTGAACGCGAATATTACCGTGTACGTAATCTTGACCGAGACCCAGGGTTCTGGACTTGGTCTAGCGCTGAACGCGCTGCCAGAATAATTTATCTGAACAAAACCTGTTTTAATGGACTGTTCCGCGTTAATCAGCGCGGCCAATTTAATGTGCCCTTCGGCGCCTATCAAAACCCCAAAATACTAGACGCCGAAAATTTAACTGCTTGTTCTCAAGCTCTCCAAGGAGTGGATCTTGCTGTTCGGCCATACTCTAAGATCTTGGAAGTGATCGAGCCTGGTGATTTTATATACGCAGACCCACCCTACGTGCCTATTTCGAAGACAGCTAGTTTTACAAGCTTTGCGAAAACCGGCTTCACTTTAGAAGATCAAGCAGCACTGCGTGATTTTGCCTTAGCCGTAGACCGTAAGGGCGCTTATATTATGCTTTCCAATGCTGATACTCCGCTTACACGCGAGCTTTATCAGTCGTTAAATGTTGTGCAGATTTCAGCTCCGCGAATGATTAGCGCTCGGGGGCAAAGTCGTACAAAAGTGTTTGAAGTTATTGCTACTAATTATTAA
- a CDS encoding sterol desaturase family protein: MQFGIETNIGVDLFDELGPLSGLFNPASRIFWFYLLTAFTIALAVYIVQEKKRNAPSVLKYLFPKEILLHRSAIVDYFYFIINSVIFFLFLGPLMLSTNWVAERSQEIFESLGAPAGLLEISPWIVSAALLVAMDLALYLAHYLSHKIPTLWEFHKIHHSAEVLTPITVFRMHPVDDILNMTLSALSVGVTAGFLEQIGVGPLSLYLVSGVNVFLVAYYVFGYNLRHSHIWLSYGSILSRVLISPAQHQIHHSSLSRHWDKNFGFIFSLWDWFFGTLYVPQTKENFPLGIGGEEKEYSSVWRLYELPFVKSFKRLFSSRINK; the protein is encoded by the coding sequence ATGCAATTCGGAATCGAAACTAATATTGGCGTTGATTTATTCGATGAACTTGGCCCGCTTAGCGGGTTATTCAATCCAGCCAGTCGAATTTTTTGGTTCTACCTGCTCACAGCGTTTACTATTGCCCTTGCAGTTTATATCGTCCAAGAAAAAAAACGTAATGCGCCGTCAGTCTTAAAATATCTCTTTCCTAAAGAAATACTACTGCATCGCTCGGCTATCGTTGATTATTTTTACTTTATTATTAACAGCGTAATTTTCTTTTTGTTTCTCGGACCACTCATGCTCTCGACCAATTGGGTTGCAGAGCGCAGTCAGGAAATCTTTGAGAGCTTAGGCGCTCCGGCAGGGCTGTTAGAAATCTCACCTTGGATTGTCAGCGCGGCATTACTTGTGGCGATGGATCTCGCTTTATACTTGGCACACTATCTTAGCCATAAAATTCCTACGCTCTGGGAATTTCATAAGATTCATCACTCAGCTGAAGTGCTTACGCCAATTACTGTATTTCGCATGCATCCTGTAGATGACATCTTGAATATGACATTGAGCGCCCTCAGCGTTGGAGTGACCGCTGGATTTCTCGAGCAGATTGGAGTGGGGCCCTTGTCGCTCTATCTGGTTTCGGGAGTAAATGTGTTTTTAGTAGCTTATTACGTATTTGGCTATAATTTGCGGCACTCTCATATTTGGCTGTCCTATGGATCGATTTTGAGTCGAGTTCTGATTAGCCCTGCGCAACATCAAATTCATCATAGCTCGCTCTCGCGCCACTGGGATAAAAACTTCGGTTTTATTTTTTCACTCTGGGACTGGTTTTTCGGAACTTTATATGTCCCGCAGACAAAAGAGAACTTTCCACTCGGAATTGGTGGAGAGGAAAAAGAGTATTCTAGCGTCTGGCGACTTTATGAATTGCCGTTCGTGAAAAGCTTTAAGCGCCTATTTTCTTCGCGCATCAATAAATGA
- a CDS encoding PAS domain-containing protein, with product MSVCVNNQHHRSILRNPSLKQEIGSTVLGMLILGVLVTYLLYSVLRDSDHLHLILQTKNEQSQNILKLVDYFSKLDTKVNSLARNLSQASLTDNTQLQATKDLDSSLEELIWIEHTTGSSGYDDFKIANVLSINQDQTFHAGTALKDQGVLVKLIEQTLTRKFSSASAYLELQGKILLLLSYPVCEQNCENSLRGMIVAAINLAKLCDQIDPVRPGTITWELYDRDQFSPARPICSYQDRLGQGTTLPVEINFSHPPLAWTIASKTSNSKQSFFPFVLLSLGLLVSTMLAMLLNKIQKQRAAILGLRARLVEQADHLELHSEHAKKIRNIRDLLNELPFFFCAFDAQDRIVEWNKSLADFTGVTKEQIIAHPESHNYLGLVSSSGEMRRVMALPNRNGEKRDVMWSKIEGQLGVSAWNWCVVGIDVTEVIRKRTMRIEAEYLKSSLIDHTAVGVWHVAPNGETLYANPALIALLGLNSSSELSGKSYHSFFSPESRKKLAEEFLKRPLGVSSTYQAELLTQHGDKKKVLVTGTPVLNSKGELESTVGIITDLSDAVK from the coding sequence ATGAGTGTGTGTGTCAATAATCAGCATCATCGTTCGATTTTGAGGAATCCATCCTTAAAGCAAGAAATTGGCTCGACCGTGCTCGGCATGCTGATTCTCGGAGTGCTTGTTACGTATTTGCTTTACTCTGTGTTACGTGACAGCGATCATTTGCATCTTATACTGCAGACAAAAAATGAGCAATCTCAGAATATTCTTAAGTTAGTCGACTACTTCTCCAAACTTGATACTAAAGTTAATAGTTTAGCTCGCAATCTTTCGCAAGCAAGTCTAACCGACAATACTCAACTACAGGCAACTAAAGATTTAGATAGTTCGCTCGAAGAACTAATCTGGATCGAGCATACCACTGGGTCAAGTGGCTATGATGATTTTAAAATTGCCAATGTGCTGAGCATTAATCAAGACCAGACCTTTCACGCTGGTACGGCACTCAAAGATCAAGGAGTGCTCGTAAAATTAATTGAGCAGACTTTGACAAGGAAATTTAGCTCAGCAAGTGCCTATCTTGAACTGCAAGGAAAAATTTTACTGCTGCTTAGTTATCCCGTTTGTGAGCAAAACTGCGAAAACTCGCTACGGGGAATGATCGTTGCCGCAATCAATCTTGCTAAACTTTGCGACCAAATCGACCCCGTGCGTCCAGGCACAATTACTTGGGAGTTGTATGACCGCGACCAGTTTTCTCCCGCTCGGCCGATCTGTAGTTATCAGGACAGGCTAGGACAAGGGACGACTCTCCCCGTAGAAATTAACTTTTCACATCCTCCGCTAGCATGGACGATTGCCTCAAAAACCAGTAATTCCAAGCAGAGTTTTTTTCCTTTTGTGCTGCTCTCCTTAGGTCTACTGGTTTCGACAATGCTTGCTATGCTACTGAATAAAATACAGAAGCAACGGGCAGCAATCTTGGGGTTACGGGCACGTTTGGTCGAGCAAGCTGACCATTTGGAGTTACATTCTGAACATGCAAAGAAGATCAGAAATATCCGTGATTTATTAAATGAACTCCCATTTTTCTTTTGCGCATTTGATGCCCAAGATCGCATTGTTGAGTGGAATAAAAGCTTAGCTGACTTTACTGGAGTGACCAAGGAGCAAATAATTGCCCATCCTGAAAGTCATAATTACTTAGGTCTAGTCAGTTCGTCTGGTGAAATGCGACGCGTCATGGCGCTACCTAATCGTAACGGAGAAAAGCGGGATGTGATGTGGTCAAAAATCGAAGGACAACTAGGCGTTTCTGCTTGGAATTGGTGTGTAGTGGGGATTGATGTGACCGAAGTAATTCGTAAACGGACGATGAGGATCGAGGCCGAATATTTAAAAAGTAGTTTAATTGACCACACGGCTGTAGGGGTTTGGCATGTCGCCCCAAATGGTGAAACCCTTTATGCTAATCCTGCCTTAATTGCTTTGCTCGGGTTAAATTCGAGTTCTGAGTTAAGTGGGAAATCCTATCATTCCTTTTTTAGTCCAGAAAGCCGCAAAAAACTTGCCGAAGAATTTCTCAAACGCCCACTTGGCGTCTCCTCAACATATCAAGCTGAATTACTAACTCAGCATGGGGACAAGAAAAAAGTGTTAGTGACAGGTACCCCGGT
- a CDS encoding creatininase family protein translates to MKRFLLISILVYALNFVTHSSAEPSRAQPSSLWLEKLTSPEVQTAIDNGYTQIIIPTGGIEQNGPFVELGKHNLIVTHLSELIAKNLAQTLIAPVVKYVPEGEISPPQGHMKFAGTISLKPSIFTATILEICRSLTQHGFKKIILIGDSYDNQKPLNEVEKIWKQQAANPQQSRVIYIPEYYNYQAIEGLLDRKGIKRVKENFHDSLPFSLQLLVIEPSAVRSEQRIKANNFQIEGVNLLPIEKFIALGQEIIDFRAQETVNAIRNRN, encoded by the coding sequence ATGAAGCGCTTTTTACTGATTTCTATACTCGTTTACGCATTGAATTTTGTTACTCACTCCTCAGCAGAACCTTCAAGAGCCCAACCTTCAAGTTTGTGGCTTGAAAAACTAACAAGCCCCGAAGTTCAAACGGCAATCGACAACGGCTACACGCAAATTATTATTCCCACAGGCGGAATCGAACAAAATGGCCCATTCGTGGAACTAGGAAAACATAACCTGATCGTCACGCACCTTTCAGAATTAATCGCCAAAAATCTAGCACAGACCTTAATCGCACCTGTCGTAAAATATGTTCCCGAAGGCGAAATCTCGCCGCCACAAGGTCATATGAAATTTGCTGGCACAATTAGCCTTAAACCCAGCATCTTTACCGCAACAATTCTAGAAATTTGTCGCAGCTTAACGCAACACGGATTTAAAAAAATCATACTGATCGGCGATAGCTACGACAATCAAAAGCCACTCAATGAAGTTGAGAAAATTTGGAAGCAACAAGCAGCAAACCCACAACAGTCGCGCGTGATCTATATCCCCGAGTACTATAACTACCAAGCAATCGAAGGCCTCTTAGACCGTAAAGGCATTAAACGCGTTAAGGAAAATTTTCACGATAGTTTGCCCTTTAGCTTGCAACTCTTAGTGATCGAGCCAAGCGCAGTCCGCAGCGAACAACGCATCAAGGCAAATAATTTCCAAATCGAAGGGGTGAATTTGTTGCCCATTGAAAAATTTATTGCCCTGGGCCAAGAAATAATAGATTTTCGCGCTCAGGAAACAGTAAATGCAATTCGGAATCGAAACTAA
- the lysA gene encoding diaminopimelate decarboxylase — translation MALSNTQVRKLVDQFHTPLYVFEESIIRRQCQRIKQALTYPNTKVRYACKALTLGAALKIIRSEGLLIDAVSLNEVYRAINAGYTSSEILYTGESASEVAYNILLDKQVLINCSSLDQMRLIGKITPGSPCSIRLNPGEGHGKNNKVNTGGPASKHGIYIDQIEEVKKLVTQFDLKLVGLHCHIGSETDLNHWLRINDLTLSVARQFPNLEFIDLGGGIPVVYNPDTDTPMPLEEWGQKISERFAAFCQEYGKNVQLQIEPGRFIVAECGSLLAEVQVVKSTPEYNYVIVNTGLNHNIRPAMYGSFHAIRFVTHDERTAAEPKKPYVVAGYLCESGDVFTVARDGTLLPREFPELQVGDLMVMENVGAYCHSMKSEYNSMNMPAAVLVNVDGSFRVVERRGNLDDMMRREIEAF, via the coding sequence ATGGCACTATCTAATACTCAAGTCCGCAAATTAGTAGATCAATTCCATACTCCACTTTACGTATTTGAAGAATCAATTATTCGCAGACAGTGCCAACGTATTAAGCAGGCGCTCACGTACCCAAACACCAAGGTGCGCTACGCTTGCAAAGCACTGACATTGGGAGCCGCACTAAAGATCATCCGCAGCGAAGGGCTCTTGATCGATGCAGTATCTTTAAATGAAGTCTACCGAGCGATTAATGCTGGCTACACCTCAAGCGAAATTCTCTACACTGGTGAGTCTGCCTCAGAAGTCGCTTATAATATACTGCTTGATAAACAGGTTTTAATTAATTGCAGCTCGCTTGATCAAATGCGATTGATCGGAAAAATCACTCCGGGCAGCCCTTGCTCAATCAGGCTCAATCCTGGAGAAGGGCATGGTAAGAACAATAAGGTTAATACAGGTGGGCCAGCAAGTAAGCACGGAATTTACATTGACCAAATCGAGGAAGTAAAAAAACTCGTAACGCAGTTTGATCTTAAGCTTGTAGGCCTACATTGCCATATTGGTTCAGAAACAGATCTCAATCACTGGCTGAGGATTAACGATTTAACTTTAAGTGTGGCGCGACAATTCCCTAACCTCGAGTTTATCGACTTAGGTGGCGGGATTCCGGTTGTCTACAATCCAGACACTGACACACCGATGCCGCTTGAAGAATGGGGGCAAAAAATCTCTGAGCGTTTTGCCGCCTTTTGCCAAGAGTATGGCAAAAATGTCCAGCTACAAATTGAACCAGGTAGATTTATTGTTGCAGAATGCGGCTCACTCCTTGCTGAAGTGCAAGTTGTAAAGTCAACGCCAGAATACAACTATGTAATCGTCAACACTGGATTAAACCATAATATCCGCCCAGCAATGTATGGGAGCTTTCATGCGATTCGCTTTGTAACTCACGATGAAAGAACTGCAGCGGAGCCAAAAAAGCCTTACGTTGTAGCAGGCTATCTTTGTGAATCGGGAGACGTTTTTACTGTGGCCCGTGACGGCACACTCTTGCCGCGGGAATTCCCAGAGCTGCAAGTCGGTGATCTCATGGTCATGGAAAACGTCGGTGCTTACTGTCATTCAATGAAGAGTGAGTATAATTCGATGAATATGCCTGCGGCTGTGCTTGTGAACGTCGACGGATCTTTTAGAGTGGTTGAGCGTCGCGGTAACCTTGACGACATGATGCGACGGGAAATCGAAGCATTTTGA
- a CDS encoding polysaccharide pyruvyl transferase family protein produces MKTITLLGSSSGRNAGDAALVAGIMQSIDHALGEKALYEIPTIRPRYIQEEYPFQVRPISMLPWALSIKMLGLPTYRSMLRADMSLIFDAILFDRSLYNPLFNHMSSLYLMLPRIKKAGRKLGCFNVGCGPVTTKHGQKMLREISELMDFITVRDQQSLELLRGIGVKNTNITVTADAALVMDPAPANRVSQILDRLGIKSQTEILAININQYLDTWADKKRGPLGKENFLNIYSAALNRLGAELSVPFMFVSTQHHDVPITKELMTRVTKAKQTVLFSNTEYNHYDMKGVLGKASLLYGMRLHSIILASSALTPVVGLLYQPKVGHYIESIPLRDATISFDDLDADTLYTFLKQSWERRAEIKQTLAQQIPVLQARANLAAALVAKELA; encoded by the coding sequence ATGAAAACTATTACCTTACTTGGATCTTCTTCGGGCCGAAATGCTGGCGATGCTGCGCTTGTCGCTGGGATCATGCAGTCAATCGATCACGCTCTTGGCGAAAAAGCTTTATATGAAATTCCAACCATTCGCCCGCGTTACATTCAAGAGGAATATCCTTTTCAAGTCCGACCAATCAGCATGCTCCCCTGGGCGCTTTCCATTAAAATGCTCGGACTACCCACATATCGCTCGATGCTGCGGGCGGATATGTCACTAATTTTTGATGCAATTTTATTCGATCGTTCCCTCTATAATCCCCTTTTCAATCACATGTCTTCACTCTATTTAATGCTTCCACGTATTAAAAAGGCTGGACGAAAGCTCGGTTGCTTCAATGTCGGTTGTGGCCCAGTCACGACTAAGCACGGCCAGAAGATGCTTCGTGAAATTTCCGAATTGATGGATTTTATTACTGTGCGCGACCAGCAATCTCTCGAATTATTACGCGGGATCGGAGTAAAGAATACAAATATTACAGTTACTGCCGATGCAGCGCTTGTAATGGATCCAGCTCCTGCAAACCGCGTTTCACAAATACTTGATCGCCTTGGGATCAAAAGTCAGACAGAAATCTTGGCAATCAATATCAATCAATATCTTGATACCTGGGCAGACAAGAAGCGTGGACCACTCGGTAAAGAAAATTTCTTGAATATTTATAGCGCCGCGCTGAATCGTTTAGGAGCTGAGTTATCTGTGCCATTTATGTTCGTCAGCACTCAGCATCACGACGTTCCCATCACTAAAGAACTAATGACGCGCGTTACCAAAGCAAAGCAAACTGTTCTTTTTTCCAACACAGAATATAATCACTACGACATGAAAGGGGTGCTAGGTAAGGCAAGTCTACTCTATGGCATGCGCTTACATTCGATTATTCTCGCATCCTCAGCCCTCACCCCAGTAGTTGGACTGCTCTATCAACCCAAGGTTGGCCATTATATCGAATCAATTCCACTACGAGATGCGACGATTAGTTTTGATGATCTTGATGCAGATACGCTTTATACGTTTTTAAAGCAAAGCTGGGAAAGACGCGCAGAGATCAAGCAAACGCTGGCCCAGCAAATCCCAGTCTTACAAGCACGGGCTAATCTGGCGGCAGCGCTGGTTGCCAAAGAACTTGCTTAG